From the Rhodoferax sp. WC2427 genome, one window contains:
- a CDS encoding outer envelope protein: MKTTRTGAVLLAAAAALTTGTLAQAADWSDTSIGYRYGTSFREPFNSKDLSKNIINITHVSGYKYGTNFLNLDLLQSDADDSSAQEAYLVYRHTLDLGKVSGKSFAMGPVRGLGLTAGFDWNTKNDTGYASKKRMFVVGPTLMMDVPGYLNVSLLLLRESNMPKSITSRYTYDTHPMLNLAWGVPIGGTGLAFEGYMNYIASKGKNEFGGPTSAETNIDGTVFYDLSPALGASPKTLRIGVGYQYWRNKFGNPGTITGTTAKTPMVRADYHF; this comes from the coding sequence ATGAAAACCACACGCACAGGCGCGGTTCTTTTGGCAGCTGCAGCAGCTTTGACCACCGGCACGCTGGCGCAAGCCGCCGACTGGAGCGACACCTCCATCGGCTACCGCTACGGCACCAGCTTCCGTGAGCCGTTCAACAGCAAAGACCTGTCCAAGAACATCATCAACATCACCCACGTCAGCGGCTACAAGTACGGCACCAACTTCCTGAACCTGGACTTGCTGCAATCCGACGCGGACGACAGCAGCGCCCAGGAGGCCTATCTGGTCTACCGCCACACGCTGGACCTGGGCAAGGTCAGCGGCAAAAGCTTTGCCATGGGCCCGGTGCGCGGCCTGGGCCTGACAGCCGGGTTCGACTGGAACACCAAGAACGACACCGGCTACGCGTCCAAAAAACGCATGTTTGTAGTGGGCCCTACGCTGATGATGGACGTGCCGGGGTACTTGAACGTCAGCCTGCTGCTGCTACGAGAAAGCAACATGCCCAAGTCCATCACCAGCCGCTACACCTACGACACCCACCCCATGCTGAACCTGGCCTGGGGTGTGCCTATCGGTGGCACCGGACTGGCGTTTGAAGGCTACATGAACTACATCGCATCCAAGGGAAAGAACGAATTTGGTGGACCCACCTCTGCCGAAACCAATATCGATGGCACGGTTTTCTACGATCTGAGCCCGGCGCTGGGTGCCAGCCCCAAGACCCTGCGCATCGGCGTGGGCTACCAGTACTGGCGCAACAAGTTTGGCAACCCCGGCACCATCACCGGAACCACGGCCAAAACGCCCATGGTCCGCGCCGACTACCACTTCTAG
- the minC gene encoding septum site-determining protein MinC, whose amino-acid sequence MPPVTAGPTRACFDLKSATLPLIAVVLKTADLAALAQEMETRFGDTPDFFDQDPVVINLVPVADSTDSIHFKLLIELLRSYRMQPIAVHGGNAEQRQAAVQAGLVDAPDITNAAPLPPAAPPVAAPAPEPAVVVPSGALVIDKPLRSGQQVYARGSDLVVLAMVSNGAEVLADGSIHVYAPLRGRAIAGAKGNEDARIFSTCLDAELVSIAGVYRTSEIPLPAEVQGKPAQVRLLSEKLVMEAL is encoded by the coding sequence ATGCCGCCTGTAACCGCCGGGCCCACCCGGGCCTGCTTTGACCTGAAAAGTGCCACGCTGCCCCTGATTGCGGTGGTGCTGAAAACCGCCGACCTGGCCGCCCTGGCCCAGGAGATGGAAACCCGCTTTGGCGACACCCCCGATTTTTTCGACCAGGACCCGGTCGTCATCAACCTGGTGCCGGTGGCCGACAGCACCGACTCCATCCATTTCAAACTACTGATCGAGCTGTTGCGCAGCTACCGCATGCAGCCGATTGCCGTGCACGGCGGCAACGCAGAGCAACGGCAGGCGGCTGTGCAGGCCGGGCTGGTGGATGCCCCCGACATCACCAACGCGGCACCCCTGCCCCCCGCTGCGCCCCCCGTTGCCGCCCCTGCGCCCGAACCCGCCGTGGTGGTGCCCAGCGGTGCGCTGGTCATCGACAAGCCCTTGCGCTCGGGCCAGCAGGTCTACGCCCGCGGCAGCGACCTGGTGGTGCTGGCCATGGTCAGCAACGGTGCCGAGGTACTGGCCGACGGCAGCATCCACGTGTATGCCCCGCTGCGGGGCCGCGCCATTGCCGGTGCCAAGGGCAATGAAGATGCCCGCATCTTCAGCACCTGCCTGGACGCCGAGCTGGTCTCCATTGCCGGTGTCTACCGCACCTCTGAAATCCCCTTGCCCGCCGAGGTGCAGGGCAAACCGGCCCAGGTGCGGCTCCTGAGCGAAAAGCTGGTCATGGAAGCCCTCTAA
- the minD gene encoding septum site-determining protein MinD has product MTKIIVVTSGKGGVGKTTTSASFASGLALRGFKTAVIDFDVGLRNLDLIMGCERRVVYDLINVIHNEANLNQALIKDKQCDNLFVLAASQTRDKDALTQDGVERVLKDLGEMGFEYIVCDSPAGIETGALMAMHFADEALVVTNPEVSSVRDSDRILGMLGSKTKRAIEGKEPIKEHLVITRYNPVRVEDGQMLSLEDIQDILRIPLMGVIPESETVLQASNQGLPAIHLTETDVSEAYKDVVARFLGEDKPMRFVEAVKPGFFKRLFGGK; this is encoded by the coding sequence ATGACCAAGATCATTGTGGTGACATCCGGCAAAGGTGGCGTTGGCAAAACCACCACCAGTGCCAGTTTTGCCTCCGGCCTCGCGCTGCGCGGCTTCAAGACTGCCGTGATCGACTTTGACGTCGGCCTGCGCAACCTCGACCTGATCATGGGCTGCGAACGCCGCGTGGTGTACGACCTGATCAACGTCATCCACAACGAGGCCAACCTGAACCAGGCCCTCATCAAGGACAAGCAGTGCGACAACCTGTTCGTGCTGGCCGCCTCGCAGACCCGCGACAAAGACGCACTGACGCAAGACGGCGTGGAGCGCGTACTCAAGGACCTGGGCGAGATGGGCTTTGAGTACATCGTCTGCGACTCGCCCGCAGGCATCGAAACCGGCGCGCTGATGGCCATGCACTTTGCCGACGAGGCCCTGGTGGTGACCAACCCCGAAGTGTCTTCGGTCCGCGACTCCGACCGCATCCTGGGCATGCTGGGCTCCAAAACCAAGCGCGCCATCGAAGGCAAGGAGCCGATCAAGGAGCACCTGGTCATCACCCGCTACAACCCGGTGCGGGTGGAAGACGGCCAGATGCTGTCGCTCGAAGACATCCAGGACATCCTGCGCATTCCGTTGATGGGCGTGATCCCCGAGTCGGAAACCGTGCTGCAGGCCTCCAACCAGGGTCTGCCCGCCATCCACCTGACCGAAACCGATGTGTCCGAGGCCTACAAAGACGTGGTCGCCCGCTTCCTGGGTGAAGATAAGCCCATGCGTTTTGTCGAAGCCGTGAAGCCCGGATTTTTCAAGCGCCTTTTCGGAGGGAAATAA
- the minE gene encoding cell division topological specificity factor MinE, whose amino-acid sequence MSFLSFFLGEKKKTATVAKERLQIILAHERSGRGASRPDYLPALQRELLAVISKYVSINAEDIKVHLERQDNLEVLEVKIELPEALR is encoded by the coding sequence ATGTCTTTTCTGTCGTTCTTCTTGGGCGAGAAGAAAAAAACCGCCACGGTGGCCAAAGAGCGGCTGCAGATCATCTTGGCGCACGAGCGCAGTGGGCGGGGTGCCAGCCGCCCCGACTACCTGCCCGCCCTGCAGCGTGAACTGCTGGCGGTGATCTCCAAGTACGTGTCGATCAACGCCGAAGACATCAAGGTCCACCTGGAGCGCCAGGACAACCTGGAAGTGCTGGAAGTGAAGATCGAACTACCCGAAGCCTTGCGCTGA
- a CDS encoding CreA family protein, whose translation MKLWTVSLALAATCVAAQAEQIGSVDTAFQWIGPDHKIVVDAFDDPLVQGVTCFVSRAKTGGLKGAFGLAEDKAEASIACRQVGPISFTKPLPQSDEVFNERLSILFKKLRIVRMVDKKRNALVYLTYSDKLIDGSPENAVTAVAVDHATAIPLR comes from the coding sequence ATGAAGCTGTGGACTGTTTCCCTGGCACTGGCTGCCACCTGCGTGGCCGCCCAGGCCGAGCAGATCGGCTCCGTGGACACGGCCTTCCAGTGGATTGGCCCCGACCACAAGATCGTCGTCGATGCCTTTGACGACCCGCTGGTGCAGGGCGTGACCTGCTTTGTGTCGCGGGCCAAAACCGGCGGGCTCAAGGGCGCGTTTGGCCTGGCCGAAGACAAGGCCGAGGCCTCCATCGCCTGCCGCCAGGTCGGCCCCATCAGCTTCACCAAGCCGCTGCCGCAAAGCGACGAGGTGTTCAATGAACGCCTGTCCATCCTGTTCAAAAAGCTGCGCATCGTGCGCATGGTGGACAAAAAGCGCAACGCCCTGGTCTACCTCACTTATTCTGACAAGCTGATCGACGGCTCGCCGGAAAACGCCGTCACCGCCGTGGCGGTAGACCACGCGACGGCCATTCCGCTCAGGTAA
- a CDS encoding DUF2076 family protein, with translation MNIPEREQLSRFLLQLAQAQAGAKDPQAQALIAEAVARQPDAAYLLVQRCLLQDNALQTAQAQIARLQAEAQQAQPAGNFLDANGWGRAPVAPVAAYAPAPAYPQAMPVAAPAAPSRFQAPSFLTSMATTAAGVAAGAFLFQGIESLMGQHGSKAAALASETPASAFGLSEPTAAAPAAAPAAAQPLADDTTDVFGNDDGLDIGGDSGGDSSSDWA, from the coding sequence ATGAACATCCCAGAACGCGAACAGCTCAGCCGGTTTTTGTTGCAATTGGCGCAAGCCCAGGCCGGGGCCAAAGACCCGCAAGCCCAGGCCCTGATCGCCGAGGCCGTGGCGCGCCAGCCCGATGCCGCCTATTTGCTGGTGCAACGCTGCCTGCTGCAAGACAACGCCCTGCAAACCGCCCAGGCCCAGATCGCCCGCCTGCAGGCCGAGGCGCAACAGGCCCAACCGGCGGGCAACTTTCTGGATGCCAATGGGTGGGGCCGTGCCCCGGTGGCCCCGGTGGCGGCCTACGCCCCTGCACCCGCGTACCCGCAGGCGATGCCGGTGGCCGCCCCGGCAGCCCCGTCGCGCTTTCAAGCCCCCAGTTTCCTGACCAGCATGGCGACCACCGCGGCGGGCGTGGCGGCGGGGGCATTTTTGTTCCAGGGGATCGAGAGCTTGATGGGCCAGCACGGCAGCAAGGCGGCGGCGTTGGCCAGCGAGACCCCGGCTTCGGCGTTCGGCCTGAGCGAGCCAACGGCGGCGGCACCCGCAGCGGCACCCGCAGCGGCGCAGCCCCTGGCCGACGACACCACCGATGTGTTTGGCAACGACGACGGGCTGGATATCGGCGGCGACAGCGGCGGGGATAGCTCCAGCGACTGGGCCTGA
- a CDS encoding ferredoxin: MSEVTKPKIGDYKRHILVCTGSRCTQDGQSQALFDSLGDKFKAAGLHEGALRVKRSRVSCFAACKGGPVLCVQPDGTWYYNVTPANMDRIIDQHLVGGQVVDELVFHQGPASA, from the coding sequence ATGAGCGAGGTCACCAAACCCAAGATCGGCGACTACAAGCGCCACATCCTCGTTTGTACCGGCAGCCGCTGCACGCAGGATGGCCAGTCGCAGGCGCTGTTCGACAGCCTGGGCGACAAGTTCAAGGCCGCCGGGCTGCACGAGGGCGCGCTGCGCGTCAAACGCAGCCGGGTCAGCTGCTTCGCCGCCTGCAAGGGCGGGCCGGTGCTGTGCGTGCAGCCCGACGGCACCTGGTACTACAACGTCACCCCCGCCAACATGGACCGCATCATCGACCAGCATCTGGTGGGCGGGCAGGTGGTGGACGAACTGGTGTTCCACCAGGGGCCCGCGAGCGCATAA
- the cobJ gene encoding precorrin-3B C(17)-methyltransferase has translation MSGKISLVGIGPGSHAHMTQRAREAIAEADVVVGYSTYIKLVADLLEGKEVIRKGMTEELDRAVNALDRAREGKKVALISSGDAGVYGMAGPTYEVLFQAGWTPESEITVEVVPGASAINACAALVGAPLTHDFCSISLSDLLTPWPVIARRLDAVAAADFVVALYNPKSGRRTQQIVQAQALFLRHRRPDTPVAVVKSAYRRRERIEFTTLATMSDCDIGMLTTVLIGNSHTFVQHGLMVTPRGYANKYDLDDGGSTRAGEKAGRSLSTGLLGWMDNLRADFADGTSVATLARQHRLPEDYVDMVLRTPVHAEPAPVEEVQE, from the coding sequence ATGAGCGGCAAGATTTCCCTGGTTGGTATTGGCCCGGGCAGCCATGCGCACATGACCCAGCGCGCCCGCGAGGCGATTGCCGAGGCCGATGTGGTGGTGGGCTACTCCACCTACATCAAGCTGGTGGCCGACCTGCTGGAGGGCAAGGAGGTCATCCGCAAAGGCATGACCGAAGAGTTGGACCGCGCCGTTAACGCGCTGGACCGGGCCCGCGAGGGCAAGAAGGTGGCGCTGATCTCCAGCGGCGATGCCGGGGTCTACGGCATGGCCGGGCCCACCTACGAGGTGCTGTTCCAGGCGGGCTGGACCCCGGAGTCGGAGATTACGGTGGAGGTGGTGCCCGGCGCGTCGGCCATCAACGCCTGCGCCGCGCTGGTGGGGGCGCCCTTGACGCACGACTTCTGCTCGATCTCCCTGAGCGACCTGCTGACCCCCTGGCCGGTGATTGCGCGCCGCCTGGACGCCGTGGCCGCCGCCGACTTTGTGGTGGCGCTGTACAACCCCAAGAGTGGACGGCGCACCCAGCAGATCGTGCAGGCGCAGGCGCTGTTTCTGCGCCACCGCAGGCCGGACACGCCGGTGGCGGTGGTCAAGTCGGCCTACCGCCGCCGCGAGCGCATCGAGTTCACCACGCTGGCCACCATGAGCGACTGCGACATCGGCATGCTGACCACGGTGCTGATCGGCAACAGCCACACCTTCGTCCAGCACGGCCTGATGGTCACGCCCCGTGGCTACGCCAACAAATACGACCTGGACGACGGTGGCAGCACCCGCGCGGGCGAAAAGGCCGGGCGTTCGCTGTCCACCGGCCTGCTGGGCTGGATGGACAACCTGCGCGCCGACTTTGCCGACGGCACCAGTGTGGCCACCCTGGCCCGGCAGCACCGGCTGCCCGAGGACTACGTCGACATGGTGCTGCGCACCCCGGTCCACGCCGAGCCTGCGCCGGTCGAAGAGGTGCAGGAATGA
- a CDS encoding CbtA family protein, whose amino-acid sequence MIFQRLIFSALAAALLVGSVQSGVQQWQAVPIILAAEQYEDLKLEAPVALEPATLVQTEAAAHDHATEAWAPADGTERVVWTWVANVLHAFSMALLVLAVMGVCLWRGTALRPVPLALWTAAAGWLVFHFWPSLGLHAEIPGMDAARLGSRQGWWLLAAVSAALACAVAAGLRSPLRWVAAAAWLALPFVVGAPHISADPLAGFSGEAQTALRALGTQFIWATTWVSLSFWACMAVACGLAFQRWLRPSLAGAFTRAIPVPGLQP is encoded by the coding sequence ATGATCTTTCAACGCTTAATTTTTTCGGCCCTGGCCGCCGCACTGCTGGTCGGCAGCGTGCAGTCGGGTGTGCAGCAGTGGCAGGCTGTGCCCATCATTCTGGCCGCCGAACAGTACGAGGACCTGAAGCTCGAAGCCCCGGTGGCGTTGGAGCCTGCCACCCTGGTGCAGACGGAAGCCGCAGCGCATGACCACGCAACCGAAGCCTGGGCTCCCGCCGACGGCACCGAACGTGTGGTCTGGACCTGGGTCGCCAACGTGCTGCACGCTTTCAGCATGGCGCTGCTGGTGCTGGCGGTGATGGGCGTCTGCCTGTGGCGCGGCACGGCGCTGCGCCCGGTGCCGCTGGCGCTGTGGACGGCGGCTGCGGGCTGGCTGGTGTTCCATTTCTGGCCGTCCCTGGGGCTGCATGCCGAGATTCCGGGCATGGATGCCGCCCGCCTGGGCTCGCGCCAAGGCTGGTGGCTGCTGGCGGCTGTGAGCGCGGCGCTGGCTTGCGCGGTGGCGGCGGGTTTGCGCAGCCCGCTGCGCTGGGTGGCAGCGGCGGCCTGGCTGGCTTTGCCGTTTGTCGTGGGGGCTCCGCACATCAGCGCCGACCCGTTGGCCGGTTTCAGCGGCGAGGCGCAGACGGCCTTGCGCGCGCTGGGTACGCAGTTCATCTGGGCCACCACCTGGGTGTCGCTCTCGTTCTGGGCCTGCATGGCTGTGGCCTGTGGCCTGGCGTTTCAGCGCTGGCTGCGGCCCAGCCTGGCCGGGGCGTTCACCCGCGCCATCCCGGTGCCGGGGCTCCAGCCATGA
- a CDS encoding CbtB domain-containing protein, with the protein MHTTSTTTPTITTPAATTSATRSLLLQLAAGAALGMVVLYGVAFAESPLLHNAAHDVRHVTVKPCH; encoded by the coding sequence ATGCACACCACTTCCACCACCACCCCCACCATCACTACGCCTGCCGCTACCACCAGCGCCACCCGCAGCCTGTTGCTGCAACTTGCCGCCGGGGCCGCCCTGGGCATGGTGGTGCTTTACGGCGTGGCGTTTGCCGAAAGCCCGCTGCTGCACAACGCCGCGCACGACGTGCGCCACGTGACCGTCAAACCCTGCCACTGA
- a CDS encoding cobalamin biosynthesis protein yields the protein MTAQFTLGLGCDRGTSLATLHQALQQALQRVGAQVSQIRAVASIDLKADEPGLLALALEHGWAVRFFRPDELATVAVPHPSEVVRKHTGTPSVSEAAALLVGGNLPMSALVVEKLKHRGADGHNATVSLARLS from the coding sequence ATGACCGCCCAATTCACCCTGGGCCTGGGTTGCGACCGCGGCACCTCGTTGGCCACCTTGCACCAGGCGCTACAGCAGGCCTTGCAGCGGGTAGGTGCGCAGGTGTCGCAGATCCGGGCGGTGGCCAGCATCGACCTCAAAGCGGACGAACCCGGGCTTCTGGCCCTGGCGTTGGAGCACGGCTGGGCGGTTCGCTTCTTCCGCCCGGACGAACTCGCCACCGTCGCTGTTCCCCACCCGTCGGAGGTGGTTCGCAAGCACACCGGCACCCCATCGGTCAGCGAGGCTGCGGCCCTGCTGGTGGGGGGCAACCTGCCCATGTCCGCCCTGGTGGTCGAAAAACTCAAACACCGTGGTGCCGATGGGCACAACGCCACGGTTTCCCTTGCCCGTCTTTCTTAA
- a CDS encoding cobalamin biosynthesis central domain-containing protein codes for MNTPVRVALVAITKHGAQQTADLARQMPEASVCVADKFAPLMAGLSNPVRAYSGPFRDEIGALMADFDQVVFFVSLGAVVRLIAPHLKSKDEDPGVLVVDDAAQFVIPVLSGHVGGANAMAEHVAALLGATAVLTTASDVGKTIPVDILGRELGWKVEAPKINITRVSAHVVNGEPIALVQEAGSPHWWTRPTPLPANIHTFTRFADVDLAQFKAVLWITDAEVPVERWTALPERLVVYRPPCADVA; via the coding sequence ATGAACACCCCCGTCCGCGTCGCCCTAGTGGCCATCACCAAGCACGGAGCCCAGCAAACCGCCGATCTGGCCCGCCAGATGCCCGAGGCCAGCGTCTGTGTGGCCGACAAGTTTGCACCACTGATGGCTGGTTTATCCAACCCGGTGCGGGCCTACAGCGGCCCGTTCCGCGACGAGATCGGCGCGCTGATGGCCGACTTTGACCAGGTGGTGTTTTTCGTGTCGCTGGGGGCGGTGGTGCGCCTGATCGCCCCGCACCTGAAAAGCAAGGACGAAGACCCCGGCGTGCTGGTGGTGGACGACGCGGCGCAGTTTGTCATTCCGGTGCTGTCGGGCCATGTGGGCGGGGCCAATGCCATGGCCGAGCACGTCGCGGCCCTGCTGGGTGCCACTGCGGTGCTGACCACCGCATCCGACGTAGGCAAGACCATTCCCGTAGACATTCTGGGCCGCGAGCTGGGCTGGAAGGTGGAGGCACCCAAGATCAACATCACCCGCGTATCGGCCCATGTGGTGAATGGCGAGCCGATTGCGTTGGTGCAGGAAGCCGGCAGCCCGCACTGGTGGACCCGGCCCACGCCCTTGCCCGCCAACATCCACACGTTCACCCGCTTTGCCGATGTGGACCTGGCGCAATTCAAAGCCGTGCTGTGGATCACCGATGCCGAGGTGCCGGTGGAGCGCTGGACCGCGCTGCCCGAGCGCTTGGTAGTCTACCGGCCACCTTGCGCTGATGTGGCTTAG
- the cobI gene encoding precorrin-2 C(20)-methyltransferase, giving the protein MTQPGMLYGVSLGPGDPGLITRRAWALLERPGTVWTYPVRSLRKESYALDIAVRAGLPLPPRHQPLLFPMTHDVEKLARHWLKAAETVQALLATGQDVLFLVEGDASTYASFGYLARVLRGLDAQARIEVVPGVTSFNAACAQLQMPLSEQDDTIAIVPAAYGIAAVEKMLDDFDTLVLMKVKPLLDELLALLARRGLLQHSRFIEKAGSPVERIVTDVATLQGTTVNYLSLLLVKNPDRVRGELQRGCRKKTSTDTEEEETPA; this is encoded by the coding sequence ATGACACAGCCCGGCATGTTGTATGGCGTATCGCTGGGCCCCGGCGACCCCGGCCTGATCACCCGCCGCGCCTGGGCCCTGCTGGAGCGGCCCGGCACAGTGTGGACCTACCCGGTGCGCAGCCTGCGCAAGGAAAGCTATGCGCTGGACATCGCCGTGCGCGCCGGGTTGCCGCTGCCGCCCCGGCACCAGCCGCTGCTGTTTCCCATGACGCACGACGTGGAGAAGCTGGCCCGCCACTGGCTCAAGGCCGCCGAGACGGTGCAGGCGCTGCTGGCCACCGGGCAGGACGTGCTGTTTCTGGTCGAAGGCGATGCCTCCACCTACGCCAGCTTTGGTTACCTGGCCCGCGTGCTGCGCGGGCTGGATGCGCAGGCCCGCATCGAGGTGGTGCCCGGCGTCACCTCGTTCAACGCCGCTTGCGCCCAGTTGCAGATGCCGCTGTCGGAGCAGGACGACACCATCGCCATCGTGCCCGCGGCCTACGGCATCGCGGCGGTGGAGAAGATGCTGGACGACTTTGACACCCTGGTGCTGATGAAGGTCAAGCCGCTGCTGGACGAGCTGCTGGCGCTGCTGGCGCGGCGCGGCCTGCTGCAGCACAGCCGCTTCATCGAAAAAGCCGGTTCGCCGGTGGAGCGCATCGTGACCGACGTGGCCACGCTGCAGGGCACCACGGTCAACTATTTATCCCTGCTGCTGGTGAAGAACCCCGACCGCGTGCGCGGCGAACTGCAGCGCGGCTGCCGCAAGAAAACATCCACCGACACCGAAGAAGAGGAAACCCCCGCATGA
- the cbiE gene encoding precorrin-6y C5,15-methyltransferase (decarboxylating) subunit CbiE, which translates to MRFEPVIDKCRIVGVLDDGIASLSASALQHLQAAQLVIGGTRTLQLFADQIAPGAQQRDLTGALSQVPEWIRAAQADALRVVVLATGDPLCHGIAAYLASRLCIEAIEVVPNVSTLQLACARLGLPWQEMKFASVHSQDAGDWVAGSPPAHGLYALLRDIRQHDRLAILTSPHNTPDRIARMLVTEGLADGFEMAVAERLCQPGERIVSGMAMSAAAQMPFADPNVVLLWRTTLRPPQVLFGLPDARFEQRHPEKGLITKNEVRAVSLARMQLTSHSVVWDIGAGSGAVGLEAARLCRHGHVYAIEKNADDCAIVQRNRLAMGISNHGLLHGKAPEGLHGWADPDAVFIGGSGGELAELIALVLKRLKPQGWLVMNFVTIENLGVAVASLKAQGASWDVLQLQASRSKPILHMHRMAAENPVWIVCAQAGASA; encoded by the coding sequence TTGAGATTTGAACCCGTAATCGACAAATGCCGCATCGTCGGCGTGCTGGACGACGGCATTGCCAGCCTCAGTGCTAGCGCCTTGCAGCACCTGCAAGCGGCCCAGCTGGTGATTGGCGGCACGCGCACGCTGCAGCTGTTTGCCGACCAGATTGCCCCCGGTGCGCAGCAGCGCGACCTGACCGGCGCGCTGTCGCAGGTACCCGAGTGGATACGCGCCGCCCAGGCCGACGCCTTGCGCGTGGTGGTGCTGGCCACCGGCGACCCGCTGTGCCACGGCATTGCGGCGTATCTGGCCTCGCGCCTGTGCATCGAGGCCATCGAGGTGGTGCCCAACGTCTCCACCCTGCAACTGGCTTGCGCCCGTCTGGGCCTGCCGTGGCAGGAGATGAAGTTTGCCTCGGTGCATAGCCAGGACGCGGGCGACTGGGTGGCCGGGTCGCCGCCGGCCCACGGCCTGTACGCCCTGCTGCGCGACATCCGCCAGCACGACCGCCTGGCCATCCTCACCAGCCCGCACAACACGCCCGACCGCATCGCCCGCATGCTGGTCACCGAGGGCCTGGCCGATGGCTTCGAGATGGCCGTGGCCGAGCGCCTGTGCCAGCCTGGGGAGCGCATCGTCAGCGGCATGGCCATGAGCGCTGCGGCGCAGATGCCGTTTGCCGACCCGAACGTGGTGCTGCTGTGGCGTACCACGCTGCGCCCGCCGCAGGTGCTGTTCGGCCTGCCCGATGCCCGCTTTGAACAGCGCCACCCCGAGAAGGGGCTGATCACCAAGAACGAGGTGCGTGCCGTATCGCTGGCGCGCATGCAGTTGACTTCGCACAGCGTGGTGTGGGACATCGGCGCGGGCTCGGGTGCGGTGGGCCTGGAAGCCGCGCGCCTGTGCCGCCATGGCCACGTCTACGCCATCGAGAAGAACGCAGACGACTGCGCCATCGTGCAGCGCAACCGGCTGGCCATGGGCATCAGCAACCACGGCCTGCTGCACGGCAAGGCCCCCGAGGGCCTGCACGGTTGGGCCGACCCGGACGCGGTGTTCATCGGCGGCTCGGGTGGCGAGTTGGCCGAGCTGATTGCGCTGGTTCTGAAACGTTTGAAACCCCAAGGCTGGCTGGTAATGAATTTTGTGACGATTGAAAACCTGGGCGTGGCCGTGGCCAGCCTGAAAGCGCAGGGCGCCAGCTGGGACGTGCTGCAACTACAGGCCTCGCGCAGCAAACCCATCCTGCACATGCACCGCATGGCCGCCGAGAATCCGGTGTGGATTGTGTGCGCGCAAGCAGGAGCTTCGGCATGA